A window of SAR324 cluster bacterium genomic DNA:
ATCAGTTTTTATATAACTTGGGGATATCTTGTTGGCTATTTGTTTGGTACATGATCCCATTAATTCAAATGTTTTATTGAAGAAGCACAGTCTAATATAGATTTTTCAAAAGGAAGAGGCTCCCAATTAAATATTTGCTTAGTCTCAGCATTATCTACATTTATACTTTTACCAACAATAGGTACCATTCCTTTTACTTCTCTATCAAATAAACTCATGATTTTTATCATAAAAGTAGGGCCTTTCATTGTACTAACCTTTTCATAGCCATTTTCTTTAAGAAGTTTAGCAATTTCCATAAATTCATACGCTTTTTCAGTTGTGGGTATCAGGCGCTTTCCATTTGCAGCATTTTCTGTAATCGATCGGACATGAATCTTTGCCAAATCTCTAACATCTGACACAGGCAGTCCAATTTGAG
This region includes:
- a CDS encoding SDR family oxidoreductase, yielding AQKAKVKKVILTSSIVAMMGKVLDSNGDTGTIDSRSWTDENSSNINTYMKSKTLAEKAAWEFVKNIPESEKIELVAICPGVVMGPTLTGNIDGQSMQFIYRMLTGHYKMAMIPQIGLPVSDVRDLAKIHVRSITENAANGKRLIPTTEKAYEFMEIAKLLKENGYEKVSTMKGPTFMIKIMSLFDREVKGMVPIVGKSINVDNAETKQIFNWEPLPFEKSILDCASSIKHLN